In one Corallococcus sp. EGB genomic region, the following are encoded:
- a CDS encoding DoxX family protein, with amino-acid sequence MPPFDSARFTLWLPQLLCAVFLAILFLQSGLDKVVDWKGNLGWLTGHFSKSPLKGVVTPMLAVITLMEVAAGALSAVGAVMLLVNGNPLVAYLGAVLSALSLLALFFGQRMAKEYAGAAVLVPYFIVTVAAVYLLRLA; translated from the coding sequence ATGCCGCCCTTTGACTCCGCCCGCTTCACGCTCTGGCTTCCGCAGCTGCTGTGCGCCGTCTTCCTGGCCATCCTCTTCCTCCAGTCCGGCCTGGACAAGGTCGTGGACTGGAAGGGGAACCTGGGGTGGTTGACGGGGCACTTCTCCAAGTCGCCGCTCAAGGGCGTGGTGACGCCGATGCTGGCGGTCATCACGCTGATGGAGGTGGCGGCCGGGGCGCTGAGCGCGGTGGGCGCGGTGATGTTGCTGGTGAATGGCAACCCGCTCGTCGCGTACCTGGGCGCGGTGCTCTCCGCGCTGTCGCTGCTGGCGCTCTTCTTCGGCCAGCGCATGGCGAAGGAGTACGCGGGCGCGGCGGTGCTGGTGCCGTACTTCATCGTCACCGTCGCGGCCGTGTACCTGCTGCGGCTGGCGTGA